A DNA window from Niabella yanshanensis contains the following coding sequences:
- a CDS encoding PKD-like family lipoprotein, translating into MIRQYSFLLMVCSVLLVSCFKDKGNYDITLPVEPVIANLDTVYTAYVGDSLIIEPRITAPAGADIELEWRIMVPEAISDTLYRFRGPSLRTVFGLQSLRYRTRLIVHNKTNGMKYFHWFQIQGVTEFTRGTTVLSVENGTTQFSFVKPDGTVQPRVYEAINNKTLPDDPLHLFYLTNHFTGNTPLGYWIITKNGGVRLNVSTLMEDAINPNTLKDNFFTPPSGIEVGSLQKSPQGVMVGVINGKFYGGATTTWDQSPTYGMFGGFANGEYELDPHFIMTRINNDITYIAFEKNKKQFIRINSYGVPTYFGTDYSVENRTIFDPTGVGMDLTEMVQINSSDTYAYCRDNAGVMQELMFNVNFNGPFTFTARHKRPFIRQELFNTKTRLIATRSGAIYIASGATIYRYNPLNQEVRALNTTFNSDVTMLKLSDDENQLIVGTANSLAYLNISVGNYGDLVSRVDGIPGSPIDIQRRN; encoded by the coding sequence ATGATCAGACAATACAGCTTTTTGTTGATGGTTTGCAGTGTGCTACTGGTTTCCTGCTTTAAGGATAAAGGTAATTACGATATCACACTTCCGGTGGAACCGGTTATTGCCAACCTGGATACGGTATACACCGCTTATGTGGGTGACAGCCTTATTATTGAACCACGTATAACGGCGCCGGCCGGTGCAGATATTGAATTGGAATGGCGGATTATGGTACCTGAAGCGATCAGCGATACTTTATACCGCTTCAGAGGCCCGTCACTACGCACTGTTTTTGGCCTGCAGTCGCTCAGGTATCGAACCAGGCTTATAGTGCATAATAAGACTAACGGGATGAAGTATTTTCATTGGTTTCAGATACAAGGCGTAACGGAATTTACCAGGGGCACCACGGTATTGAGTGTGGAAAACGGAACGACGCAGTTTTCTTTTGTAAAACCAGATGGTACGGTACAACCCAGGGTGTACGAAGCTATTAATAACAAGACCCTGCCTGATGATCCTTTGCATTTGTTTTACCTGACCAACCATTTTACGGGTAATACGCCCCTCGGCTACTGGATCATTACAAAAAACGGAGGTGTTCGTTTAAACGTAAGTACATTGATGGAAGATGCGATCAATCCGAATACTTTAAAGGATAATTTTTTTACACCGCCTTCTGGAATCGAGGTCGGTTCTTTGCAAAAAAGTCCACAGGGAGTAATGGTGGGGGTGATCAACGGCAAATTTTACGGAGGTGCAACCACTACCTGGGATCAGTCGCCGACATATGGAATGTTCGGAGGTTTTGCCAATGGGGAATATGAGCTCGATCCACATTTTATAATGACCAGAATCAATAATGATATTACTTATATTGCTTTTGAAAAAAATAAGAAGCAATTCATACGCATCAATTCCTACGGTGTTCCCACCTATTTTGGCACCGATTACAGTGTAGAGAACCGTACTATCTTTGATCCTACGGGTGTTGGAATGGATCTGACTGAAATGGTACAGATCAACAGTTCGGATACTTATGCCTATTGCAGGGATAATGCCGGTGTAATGCAGGAACTGATGTTTAACGTTAATTTTAACGGCCCCTTCACCTTTACGGCACGTCATAAGCGACCTTTTATAAGGCAGGAATTGTTTAATACTAAAACCAGGCTAATAGCCACCAGGAGCGGCGCTATTTATATAGCTTCAGGAGCGACCATTTACCGTTACAATCCGCTTAACCAAGAGGTGAGGGCCTTAAATACAACTTTCAATAGCGATGTAACCATGCTGAAGCTATCCGATGATGAAAACCAACTGATCGTAGGAACGGCCAATAGCCTCGCTTATTTAAACATCAGCGTTGGCAATTACGGCGACCTGGTCAGCCGGGTAGATGGTATCCCCGGATCCCCTATAGATATACAAAGAAGAAATTAA
- a CDS encoding TlpA disulfide reductase family protein yields MKSIKITLVAMVLTLSATAQKKAFKLEGTAPAGKEGAKVYLDYQIESGSVADSAIIKNGKFSFEGAVDEPAYSRLILDHKNQGKYWIANVGDRLFFYLANENYKIEIKDSVQSARITGSPTQAAFQSYIKEIGGDFMVLIGAAQATMAAIPQNAPDANERAKAVYDSFEQKFEDRRLKEIEFAKRNPGSIFSIDALTDAANKHPLSSLEPIFLALTDEVRSLRGGKALDTRILAEKTIKIGNIAPVFSQADTSGKMVHLADYRGQYVLVDFWASWCKPCRAENPNLKKAYDKYKDKLAVIGVSLDDKDTRDAWIAAIHKDDLPWVHVSDLKGWSNEIALRYGVRAVPQNYLLDKEGKIIASNLRDERLHEVLSDVFAGKTPAADSTE; encoded by the coding sequence ATGAAGTCAATAAAGATCACGCTTGTAGCGATGGTACTGACACTCAGTGCTACCGCCCAAAAAAAAGCTTTTAAATTAGAGGGTACCGCTCCTGCCGGTAAGGAAGGTGCCAAAGTATATCTCGATTACCAGATTGAATCGGGTAGTGTTGCCGATTCAGCAATAATTAAGAACGGTAAATTTTCCTTTGAAGGTGCTGTGGATGAGCCTGCCTACTCGCGGCTGATACTGGATCACAAGAACCAGGGTAAATACTGGATTGCCAATGTTGGAGATCGTTTGTTTTTTTACCTGGCTAATGAAAACTACAAGATCGAGATTAAAGATTCTGTACAATCGGCCCGGATTACCGGATCGCCTACACAGGCAGCGTTCCAGTCGTATATCAAAGAAATCGGAGGCGATTTTATGGTGCTGATAGGAGCAGCGCAGGCCACCATGGCTGCCATTCCTCAAAATGCGCCGGACGCTAACGAAAGGGCAAAAGCTGTTTACGATTCTTTTGAACAAAAGTTCGAAGATCGCCGGCTGAAAGAAATCGAATTTGCTAAACGCAATCCCGGGTCCATTTTTTCGATCGATGCTCTTACAGATGCCGCCAATAAGCATCCCCTCAGCTCGCTGGAACCTATCTTTTTAGCCTTGACTGATGAAGTACGCAGCCTGAGGGGTGGCAAGGCACTGGACACCCGGATACTAGCTGAGAAAACCATTAAAATAGGAAATATAGCGCCTGTTTTTTCACAGGCAGATACCAGTGGGAAAATGGTTCATCTGGCCGATTACAGGGGGCAGTATGTACTGGTTGACTTCTGGGCCAGTTGGTGTAAGCCCTGCCGTGCCGAAAACCCGAATCTTAAAAAAGCGTACGATAAGTATAAAGATAAGCTTGCAGTGATCGGCGTTTCGTTAGATGATAAAGATACCCGGGATGCATGGATTGCGGCAATACATAAGGATGACCTGCCCTGGGTACATGTTTCCGATTTAAAAGGATGGAGTAATGAAATTGCCCTGAGGTATGGGGTGCGGGCAGTTCCTCAAAACTACCTGCTTGACAAGGAAGGGAAAATCATTGCATCTAATTTGCGCGATGAAAGACTACACGAGGTTTTGAGCGATGTATTTGCGGGTAAAACGCCTGCAGCCGATAGCACTGAATAG
- a CDS encoding YIP1 family protein produces MLKLNNQHLIAGIFGTWVVGMGRYWDDTQAGLLQHLGLGSIIYIFLLAGFIWLIILPFKIENWSYRIVLTFIALTSFPALFYAIPVERFYSITTANRINVWFLAIVALWRLCLLYYFIKHYTKLSPGNIATVTFMPICLIISVLTMLNLHNVVFEVMGGIRDPSPHDSSYLILMLLTGLSMILAIPLLLAYCIGIYKSRRKNSAS; encoded by the coding sequence ATGCTGAAATTAAACAACCAACACCTGATCGCCGGCATTTTCGGCACCTGGGTGGTGGGTATGGGACGGTACTGGGACGATACGCAGGCAGGCTTATTGCAGCACCTGGGTTTAGGCTCTATCATTTATATTTTTCTACTGGCCGGCTTTATATGGCTGATTATTTTACCATTCAAAATTGAAAACTGGAGCTATAGAATTGTACTAACCTTTATAGCACTAACGTCATTCCCTGCCCTCTTTTATGCGATCCCTGTAGAACGCTTTTATTCAATTACAACAGCCAACAGAATCAATGTTTGGTTTCTGGCCATAGTAGCCTTATGGAGACTCTGCCTACTCTACTATTTTATAAAACATTATACAAAGCTTTCACCGGGCAATATTGCAACTGTTACATTTATGCCTATTTGCCTCATTATATCAGTACTAACAATGCTCAATTTACATAATGTTGTCTTTGAAGTGATGGGCGGCATCAGAGATCCGTCGCCACACGACAGCTCTTACCTGATCCTGATGCTACTAACCGGGCTCTCTATGATATTAGCTATTCCACTGCTTCTGGCTTACTGCATCGGAATTTATAAGAGCCGGAGAAAAAATAGCGCTTCGTAG
- a CDS encoding B12-binding domain-containing radical SAM protein — translation MKQYKATLISMSGVRVYNPKLLELGLTLPGFVERSQVIASLPSLGLLTLASHTPDNWKIAYKELDHYTEQDIQHIIDEQPDIIAFSALTARINETYALATKFRQWGIRIIMGGLHVTAMPAEAMQFADSVIQGEGELAWPSLLRDFEKGKLQPHYSSLSHSGLNFNLHQAKIPRYDLLDISKYNRLTLQTTRGCPLHCHFCAASRTISSYKKKPLELIRKELDKIFGLWNRPFIELADDNTFVDKIWSKQLLDLFSKYPMKWFTETDISVAHDDELLEKLARANCSQILIGFETTTANGLKNLDKANWKYKQFDHYFKAIEKIQSYGISVNGCFILGFDTDTVETFTTTEQFIKQSNLTEVQVTMLTPFPNTALYYQLKSQNRLLQENYWDKCTLFDATFHPRNFTVQEFEGLFQNLMARIYTEENKKERKSHFKAVLKEKSNTINT, via the coding sequence ATGAAACAATACAAGGCTACTTTAATATCGATGAGTGGTGTAAGGGTCTACAATCCAAAACTTCTTGAGCTGGGCCTGACGCTGCCCGGCTTCGTGGAAAGAAGCCAGGTAATAGCCAGCCTACCTAGTCTGGGGCTACTGACGCTGGCATCGCATACGCCTGACAACTGGAAAATAGCTTATAAAGAATTAGACCATTACACGGAGCAAGATATCCAGCACATTATTGATGAACAGCCCGACATTATTGCTTTTTCCGCTTTGACAGCAAGGATCAATGAAACATACGCTTTAGCTACGAAATTCAGGCAATGGGGAATTAGGATTATCATGGGCGGCTTACACGTTACGGCTATGCCTGCAGAAGCCATGCAATTTGCAGATAGTGTGATCCAGGGTGAAGGTGAGTTAGCATGGCCCTCGCTTCTCCGCGATTTCGAAAAAGGGAAATTACAACCTCACTACAGCTCCCTTTCCCATAGCGGCTTAAATTTTAACCTACACCAGGCTAAAATACCTCGCTATGACTTACTCGACATTTCAAAGTATAACAGGCTAACACTTCAAACAACAAGGGGCTGCCCGCTGCACTGTCATTTCTGCGCAGCATCCCGTACAATAAGCTCTTATAAAAAAAAGCCCCTCGAATTAATTAGAAAAGAACTGGATAAAATATTTGGACTCTGGAACAGACCGTTCATTGAGCTTGCTGATGATAATACCTTCGTTGATAAAATATGGTCGAAGCAATTGCTGGATCTTTTTTCGAAATACCCTATGAAATGGTTTACCGAAACAGATATTTCAGTTGCCCATGATGACGAATTACTGGAAAAACTGGCCAGGGCCAACTGCAGCCAGATCTTAATAGGCTTTGAAACCACCACCGCAAATGGGTTGAAAAACCTGGATAAGGCTAACTGGAAATACAAACAATTTGATCACTATTTTAAAGCAATCGAAAAGATCCAGTCCTACGGGATATCGGTCAATGGGTGTTTTATATTAGGTTTTGACACAGACACAGTGGAAACCTTTACTACAACCGAGCAGTTCATTAAACAAAGCAACTTAACAGAAGTTCAGGTAACCATGTTAACGCCTTTTCCCAATACAGCTTTATACTATCAGTTAAAAAGCCAGAACAGGCTATTGCAAGAAAACTATTGGGACAAGTGTACGCTATTTGATGCCACCTTTCATCCGCGAAATTTTACAGTGCAGGAGTTTGAAGGCTTGTTTCAAAACCTGATGGCCCGGATCTACACTGAAGAAAACAAGAAAGAACGAAAATCACATTTCAAAGCAGTTTTAAAAGAAAAATCAAACACCATCAACACATGA
- a CDS encoding Crp/Fnr family transcriptional regulator, which produces MFDRLFSMLDAVNPLSHELREHLKSILVARNIKRKEALLHQGQVCEYIYFVNDGLLRCYYEKHDSQITSWFMKENDVIISVKSFYTQTPSVENIVALENTTVLGIHYKDLHQIYVQFPEFNITGRILTTQYYIQSEERLYSLRKERAKDRYLSLLQTQPEILNRVPLKHVASYLGISLETLSRIRSER; this is translated from the coding sequence ATGTTCGACCGTTTATTTTCGATGTTGGATGCCGTAAACCCTTTATCCCATGAGCTCCGGGAACATTTAAAGTCGATACTGGTGGCCAGGAATATAAAGAGAAAGGAAGCGCTTTTGCATCAGGGACAGGTTTGTGAATATATCTATTTTGTAAATGACGGATTGTTGCGATGCTACTATGAGAAACATGATAGCCAGATCACATCATGGTTTATGAAGGAAAACGATGTGATCATTTCTGTAAAAAGCTTTTACACGCAAACGCCTAGTGTAGAAAACATTGTTGCACTGGAAAATACAACTGTATTGGGAATTCATTATAAAGACTTGCATCAGATATATGTTCAGTTTCCTGAATTCAATATCACTGGCAGAATATTAACCACCCAATATTATATTCAAAGCGAAGAAAGGCTTTATTCCCTTCGCAAGGAAAGAGCAAAAGACCGTTACCTGTCGCTGTTACAAACTCAACCGGAAATACTCAACCGGGTTCCATTAAAGCATGTGGCTTCTTACTTGGGAATCAGTCTCGAAACTTTAAGCCGTATCCGCTCTGAACGATAA
- a CDS encoding AIM24 family protein, with translation MKSSHEIDYEIFGEEMQYVSIELDPNETAIAEAGSFMMMDHGVEMATIFGDGSQSGQGSGILGKLMSAGKRLLTGESLFMTAYTNIANGKKKVAFASPYPGKIIPVDLSEYGGKVVCQKDAFLCAAKGVSVGIEFQRRLGTGLFGGEGFIMQKLEGDGMSFIHAGGHVFHRDLQPGDLLRVDTGCLVGFTQNIRYDIEMVRGIRNKIFGGEGFFFATLAGPGRVWIQTLPVSRLASRILSFATTSRKEEGSILGGLGNLLDGDGR, from the coding sequence ATGAAATCGAGCCACGAAATAGATTATGAAATTTTTGGGGAAGAAATGCAATATGTAAGCATTGAGCTAGACCCCAATGAAACCGCCATTGCAGAAGCAGGCAGTTTTATGATGATGGATCATGGGGTGGAAATGGCTACTATTTTTGGGGATGGCAGCCAGTCCGGCCAGGGCAGCGGCATATTAGGCAAACTAATGAGCGCCGGCAAACGGCTTCTTACAGGAGAAAGCCTGTTCATGACAGCTTATACCAATATAGCCAACGGCAAAAAGAAAGTGGCATTTGCCTCTCCTTATCCCGGCAAAATCATCCCGGTAGACCTTTCGGAATATGGTGGCAAAGTTGTTTGCCAAAAAGATGCTTTTTTGTGTGCGGCCAAAGGCGTTTCAGTGGGCATTGAATTTCAGCGCAGGTTGGGTACAGGGCTTTTTGGTGGGGAAGGTTTTATCATGCAGAAACTGGAGGGCGATGGCATGAGCTTTATACATGCAGGTGGACATGTTTTTCATCGTGACCTGCAACCGGGAGACCTATTGCGTGTTGATACCGGCTGCCTGGTAGGTTTCACTCAAAACATACGCTACGATATAGAAATGGTGCGCGGCATCCGCAATAAGATATTTGGTGGTGAAGGATTCTTTTTTGCAACCTTAGCTGGTCCCGGCCGTGTTTGGATACAGACATTGCCGGTAAGCCGACTGGCCTCACGCATTTTGTCCTTTGCAACTACCAGCCGCAAGGAAGAAGGAAGTATTTTAGGCGGTTTAGGAAATCTGCTCGATGGTGACGGGCGCTAA
- a CDS encoding dicarboxylate/amino acid:cation symporter, whose amino-acid sequence MIVEAHPNDAPAGKKKFYQVLYIQVLIAITIGALLGYFKPSLAEQMKPLGDGFISLIKMIIAPVIFVTITVGIASMNDMKKVGRVAGKAFLYFITFSTLALIIGLIVSNIVQPGKGLNIDPTTLQASSIEQYVNKAHDNSLIKFIFDIIPKTLVSPLTGDNILQVLLIAILFGIGISTTMPNSKPVLDFMEALAYPIFKVVAILMKLAPIGAFGAIAFTIGKYGISSIGNLLALVVTFYATSLLFVIVILGAVARYNGFSIFRFLKYIKDELLLVLGTSSSEAALPSLMQKMEKAGCAKPIVGLVVPTGYSFNLDGTNIYMTLAALFIAQACNIDLPLESQIVLLLVAMLSSKGAAGVSGAGFITLAATLAVVPEVPIAGMTLILGIDRFMSECRALTNMVGNAVATVVIARWEKQLDKEQLNKVLNIKPGVQ is encoded by the coding sequence ATGATTGTTGAAGCGCATCCAAACGACGCACCTGCCGGGAAAAAAAAGTTTTACCAGGTACTATACATACAGGTTTTAATAGCCATTACTATAGGCGCACTACTAGGCTATTTTAAACCCTCTCTCGCCGAGCAGATGAAGCCGCTGGGAGATGGTTTTATCTCCCTGATCAAAATGATCATCGCCCCGGTCATATTCGTCACCATCACCGTGGGCATCGCCTCTATGAACGACATGAAAAAAGTGGGCCGCGTAGCGGGCAAAGCCTTTTTGTATTTCATTACTTTTTCTACACTGGCGCTTATCATAGGTCTCATTGTTAGCAACATCGTTCAGCCCGGCAAAGGGCTTAATATTGATCCCACTACCCTACAGGCTTCTTCCATTGAACAATATGTAAATAAAGCGCACGATAACTCACTGATCAAATTCATATTCGATATTATTCCGAAAACTTTGGTAAGCCCGCTTACCGGTGACAACATTTTACAGGTATTACTGATCGCTATTTTGTTCGGCATCGGGATATCAACCACCATGCCCAATAGTAAGCCTGTACTTGACTTTATGGAAGCCCTGGCTTATCCCATTTTTAAAGTAGTTGCTATTTTGATGAAACTGGCGCCCATCGGCGCTTTTGGCGCTATCGCTTTCACCATTGGCAAATACGGCATCTCTTCCATCGGCAATTTGCTGGCACTGGTAGTTACATTTTATGCAACATCCTTATTATTTGTGATTGTAATCCTGGGAGCGGTAGCCAGGTACAATGGCTTTTCCATTTTTCGCTTTCTGAAATATATAAAAGATGAATTACTACTGGTGCTTGGCACCAGCTCTTCTGAAGCTGCCCTGCCCAGCCTGATGCAGAAAATGGAAAAGGCCGGTTGTGCCAAACCTATAGTGGGACTGGTAGTCCCTACAGGTTATTCTTTCAATCTTGATGGCACTAATATCTACATGACTTTGGCAGCGCTGTTCATAGCACAGGCCTGCAATATTGATCTGCCTTTAGAAAGCCAGATCGTGCTGCTATTAGTAGCTATGTTAAGCTCCAAAGGTGCAGCGGGCGTAAGTGGTGCAGGCTTTATTACTTTAGCCGCCACGCTGGCAGTAGTTCCCGAAGTGCCCATAGCGGGTATGACCTTAATACTGGGAATTGACCGTTTTATGAGTGAATGCCGGGCGTTAACTAATATGGTAGGCAATGCAGTAGCCACGGTAGTGATAGCACGCTGGGAAAAGCAGTTAGATAAAGAACAACTGAATAAAGTGCTGAATATAAAGCCCGGTGTTCAATGA
- a CDS encoding sugar O-acetyltransferase, translating to MNEKEKMLAGKPYKSFEPQLFEERQRAKDLNYQINQLHPFKLEERNELFKKLLGSTGTQFHIEPPFYCDYGYNITIGENFYSNYNCIILDCAPVTIGDNVLLAPNVAIYTAGHPIHYEPRNEAYEYAFPVTIGNNVWIGGNTVINPGITIGDNTVIGSGSVVTKDIPANVIAVGSPCKLIRSITDEDQQYYFRNLKF from the coding sequence ATGAATGAAAAAGAAAAAATGCTGGCGGGTAAACCCTATAAATCGTTCGAGCCTCAACTGTTTGAAGAACGGCAACGGGCTAAAGATCTGAATTACCAGATCAACCAGCTGCACCCCTTTAAATTAGAAGAACGTAACGAACTCTTCAAAAAATTATTGGGCTCCACCGGTACCCAATTTCATATAGAACCGCCTTTTTATTGCGATTATGGCTACAATATTACCATTGGCGAAAACTTCTACTCCAACTACAACTGTATTATACTGGACTGCGCACCCGTAACTATTGGTGACAATGTATTGCTGGCACCTAACGTGGCTATTTACACCGCAGGCCACCCTATTCATTACGAACCCCGTAACGAAGCATACGAATACGCATTTCCAGTGACTATTGGTAATAATGTATGGATTGGAGGGAATACAGTTATTAACCCAGGTATCACCATTGGCGACAATACCGTTATCGGATCGGGAAGCGTAGTAACAAAAGATATTCCTGCCAATGTCATTGCTGTGGGTAGCCCCTGCAAGCTGATACGAAGTATTACAGATGAAGACCAGCAATATTATTTCAGAAATTTAAAATTTTAA
- a CDS encoding YihY/virulence factor BrkB family protein, with product MKRAFSKSKSFFKNTGDLLIASAKGFSADKIPKLSSSLAYCTVFSMAPLLTIVIASASLIYKKEIIENKIYEEVVKLTDENIAAQVQNIVTQASLSGKTTIALIIGIISLIIGATAVFLEIQDSLNTIWKVRAKPRKGIWGLLTNRVKSFGLIVSLGFLLLVSLILNSILGSVQSRFQNLIPVDSGWLFFILNNVLTFSVITFLFAVIFKVLPDVIIKWKPAFVGAAFTAVLFGIGKFLIDLYITKSSPGVVFGAAGTIIIILLWVYYTSFILYFGAEFTQVYAEKYSESIRPSKYAVHVEVVTEEQNVRELPPQHPEYTSEQ from the coding sequence ATGAAAAGAGCATTCAGCAAATCAAAAAGCTTCTTTAAAAATACAGGAGACCTCCTGATCGCATCGGCCAAAGGCTTTTCCGCTGACAAAATTCCTAAACTCAGTTCTTCGCTGGCCTACTGCACTGTATTCTCTATGGCGCCCCTGCTCACAATTGTTATCGCTTCAGCAAGTCTAATTTATAAAAAAGAAATTATTGAGAATAAGATTTATGAGGAAGTCGTCAAATTAACCGATGAAAATATTGCCGCACAGGTTCAAAACATCGTAACCCAGGCCAGTTTAAGCGGCAAAACAACCATCGCCCTGATCATCGGCATTATCTCACTTATCATAGGCGCTACAGCTGTATTCCTTGAAATACAGGATAGCCTGAATACTATATGGAAAGTAAGGGCAAAACCCCGTAAAGGAATCTGGGGACTATTAACCAATCGTGTGAAATCGTTCGGACTGATTGTGTCCCTGGGTTTTTTATTGTTGGTTTCCCTGATTCTTAACAGCATCCTGGGAAGTGTGCAATCGCGTTTTCAAAACCTGATTCCTGTTGACTCCGGCTGGTTATTCTTTATACTGAATAATGTGTTAACCTTTAGCGTGATCACTTTTCTCTTCGCTGTTATATTCAAGGTACTTCCCGATGTTATTATAAAATGGAAACCCGCATTTGTAGGAGCTGCTTTCACTGCCGTATTATTTGGAATAGGAAAATTCCTGATCGACCTGTACATTACCAAGTCCAGCCCGGGCGTGGTATTTGGCGCTGCCGGCACTATTATTATCATTTTGTTATGGGTTTATTATACTTCCTTTATTTTATATTTTGGCGCAGAATTTACACAGGTATACGCGGAAAAGTACAGCGAGAGTATCAGGCCATCAAAATATGCCGTGCACGTGGAAGTAGTAACAGAAGAACAAAATGTAAGGGAGCTGCCTCCTCAGCACCCGGAGTATACCTCGGAGCAGTAA